Part of the Mycolicibacterium thermoresistibile genome, GGCGTCGGCGGGAGTGAGCAGCCCGTAGTGCCCGTCGTAGCGGTGGTAGAGCACGTTGCCGCGGCCCGACTCGGCTTCCACGAAGTACAGGAACGGCACCCCGAGCATGTTCATCCGCTCCGTGGCTTCGTCCACGGTCAGCTTCGGGGCCGGGTGCGGGCTGATCGACACCTCCACGGTGTGCGGAGCGAGTTCCTCCGGGCTGGTGGGGGTGATCTGCGCGATCCGGTAGCCCTCGTCGTCGTGGTAGAGGACGCAGTCCTGCCCGGTGCCCTTCTCGGTGAACAGGTGGAAGTCGTAGTCGAGCAGCTCCATCTCGGTCACCGCCTCGTCGAGGGTGGCGGTGGCCAGCGTGTAGGACTTGCGGCGGATGATCTGCCGCTCCTCCTTGGCCCGTGGGAAGAAGCTCGGGCGGTGTAGCGGGCGGGGCTGCTCCCGTTTGGCCTCCCATTTGCCGGTGATCCGGTCGATCTGCAGACGCAGACGATCCTCGAGGCGGTCCACCGCCTCACGGACGTTGTCACCCTCCACCTGGGCCCGGATGAACCTGCCGCCGACGTTGATGTTGGCCTGCGCGACGACGGGCCGCTCCGGTGACCCGTCCTGGTGGCGGGTGAGCCTGACCCGGGCGTGCAGGATCGGCCGGCGGGTGTACTTGTTCAGCCCGCCGAGCTTGCTCCGCACGTAATCCTCGGCGCCGGGCATGGTGCCCTGCGTCGAGATCTCGATGTCGAATGCCTGGGTCACGTCCGCAGTATCAGCCATGCCCAATTTCTACACGCTCGGCGGGGCAGCAAACAGGGTCCAAGGTCCTGGTGTTTCGGCCCGGGGTGTGGAGGGCATCACAGTGCGCAGACGGCCACGACGAAGGCCGGCGCGAAAATCGGGCCGGCGCGCAAACCTGGCCGGCGCGAAATGAGGGTTGCGACATGAGTCTGGAAACCAAACCGGCTGCGGACGCCTCGATCGGTGAGTTGTTGAGCCAACTGTCCGCGCAGACGTCCCGGCTGGTACGCGATGAACTGCGGCTGGCCCAGCAGGAGTTCCGGGAATCGGCCAGACACGCCGGCATCGGCGCCGGGTTGTTCAGCGCCGCCGGGGTGCTGGCGTTGTTCGGGGTGGCGGCGCTGCTGACCGCCGCGGTGGCCGCGCTGGCGCTGGTGCTGCCGGTGTGGGCGGCGGCGCTGATCGTGGCCGCGGCACTGTTGTTGATCGCCGGGATCGCCGCGCTGATCAGCAAGAAGCAGGTGGACAGCGTCACCCCGGCGGCGCCGCGGACGGTGCAGACGGTCAAAGACGACATCCGAGAGGTGAAAGAGGCCCGTCATGGCTGAACCAGATGCCGATCGGTCCGGTCGGCCGGCCCGGCCCGAACCGGGACCCGAGGCGGGAATCGCCGACCTGGAGGCCGACATCGAGACGACCCGCCGGGAGATCAGCGCGACGGTGCAGGCGCTGTCGGACAAACTCGACGTGAAGGAGCGGGCCCGGGAGAAGGCGATCGACACCAAGGACCGGGCGGTGCACCGCGCCCAGGAGGTCACCCACGATGACCGGGTGCGACGCGCGGCGATCGTCGCGGCGCTGGCCGCAGTGGTGGTGACGGGATTGATCCTCTGGCGTCGCCGGCGCTAGAGACGCCCGGCAGCTTCCCCCGGATCGGGGTGAGGTGCTTCGTGGTGGTCCCGACTGGGATCGAACCAGTGACCTTCCGCGTGTGAGGCGGACGCTCTCCCGCTGAGCTACGAGACCGTACGGACCGTTCGGCTAGTGCAACGGCCGGACGACGTCGAAGATTAGCACGCCTTCCCGCCACGCCGAGAATGCCCTGGTCAAGACAACGCTCGATGGGGGGAATTTGTGCCGCGTCGTCACCGTCTACTATTGTCAGCGATCGCAGGCGAGCGACAGGTTCGCACGCGGCACGCGGATGTAGCGCAGTTGGTAGCGCATCACCTTGCCAAGGTGAGGGTCGCGGGTTCGAATCCCGTCATCCGCTCGAGGTCCACGTTGATGCGGCGGCATCGACCCCCACGGTGGAGTGGCCGAGTGGTGAGGCAACGGCCTGCAAAGCCGTGCACACGGGTTCGATTCCCGTCTCCACCTCCAAGAGTTCGACACGCGCGATTAGCTCAGTGGGAGAGCGCTTCCCTGACACGGAAGAGGTCACTGGTTCAATCCCAGTATCGCGCACCACGTTCTACCTGCGGGTATATCCGCAAAATCGGACGGCGTGACCTAGATATGACCTGACTCGGTGCAAACCCGAGGGAGACATCTGGTCATGACCACCACCGAACCGACCACCACCCCGACTGAAGATGCCGCCGACCACGCTTGGGCTGACCCGGCCTGGCAGGGCAAACAGCACCGTTCACCCCTGCTGCAACACCATCGGGCAGCACCGCGTCGAGCAGTGCTCGGGTGCGCCACTGCCGCGGGGCCGCGGTCCTAACCTATGAGTGGCAGGCCCAGGACTACCGCGTCAAGATCAAGAAGTCTGGCCTTTGCCGAATATCCTGCGAGCTTCGGCGATGAGCGATAAGTTGCAAATGCAAGAAGGCCCCGGCGACGGCTGCCCCACCGCCCTGGGGCGATAACGAACGCCGCACCGCCGCGTGTGTCGCTGAAGCCACCACTGACCGCCCGATCATTTGTGGGAAATATTTTTGCGGGGAGAGATACGCGCCTACGCCATCCGGGGCGGACGCGGTCGGATTGAAGTCATGCCCCAGGTGGCCGGGTCGCTACGGGCAGAGGTGAGTGGCTGCGGCGTCGACGATGATCGGTGCGCTATAGGACGACGGCATCAAGCCTTCTCCGTGGCTGAGCCAGTCCACTAGCAGCGCCCGGGGCTTACCGACCTTGCGCATTTGTTCACAGACCCAGCGTCCTGTTTGTAGTGCCGCGTCGGCGTCGTCGAACTGTCCGAAGCACACATCGGCGCGGCAGTGGTAGGGGTCGCCGTCGTGGTCGATGAGTTCGGCGGCTTCGAGCGCTCTGACGTATCCCTCTACGTCAGCGGAGGCCGGCGCTGCCGTTCCGAGTAGAAGCAGACCGGCGGCAGCTACCGGCAGCCATGTCTTCACTCGCATGTTGGCGATGGTAAGCGGTTCGCTGGCACGGTGCGGTGGATCTGAGATCAGGCGCGGCCTCGTCGCTCGGTGATTGCGCTCATCGAAAGTCCCCAGGTGTGCTCTTTCAAATTCCTCACCTGTGAGCAGTGGTGAGTCAGTGTAGTTGTTGGGCGCCATCGTGGCCCGGAGGTCTCCACGCCGACCCCGTCTCCCACAGGCACCGAGCATCTGGCGACGTCTCCACACCATGTAAACGGTAAATCGGACAGCGGATCCGGTTCGGATCCACGGCGATCCCGAGGGCCGCATTAGCTTTGGCCCGACTGTTCGAACTGAGGCCCCGAGATGGCGCGGGTCCGGGTTGGTCGGGTTGCTCGTGGCCGACCGCTGACAGCACAAGAGATCCAACCGCACCAAGGACCGCCACCATCAACGTCGCCGCTGCACACCGCATCGATTAACGCCTTCCCATCTCCGTCCGGGTGAGGACACCCCATAGACCGACTGGGATTCTCTGCAGGGATCCCAAAACCGCCCGCTACTTTCAGGCTTCCCGGGAATCAGCGCAATGGGGTTGAGGTGGCCGTTGATTACACAGGTGATGGAACCTGCAGTCAGCGGTTGTCCATAACCTGGACAGGAAGCACGCCGGGGAACCCCGAGTCGGGAAAACAGTTCGCCGTCACCGCCCTACCTTCATGTAAGAAGAAGCCGGTCACCGACCCCGGCTGGCAGTCGGGCTGGACTTGGGACTTGTAGCTGTTCTGGCGGACCTCACAGAAACCGCGCACAACGACATCTTCGCCGATCTCACAGGCTGTGTTCCCGGTCCTCGACTGGAAACGGGAAAAAGTATCAGCCGCCCCGGATTCGGGAGGATCGGACGGCGGATGCGCTCCGGGCGCTGGCGGTCGACTCAATGTCGCTTGGGCGCTGGGATCACTGCGCCCCGGAGGGGGCACTCCACTCGACTACTGTAATTCCTACACACCCGACGGAACCGACGTAGGCGGCGACTGCACCACCACAGCGCTTCTCGCGTCAGAGTGTCACAGTGGCCGGTTGAGACTGTCGGCCGCGGCGACCACCGCTGGATGGCTGGCACTGAGCGGCTCGCATTCGACGAAGGTGGGCCTCTCCCAACTGGCGATCACCCTCCAGGTCGGCCGGTGGAAGGACCACCACTGCACCGCCTGCCATCTCCGCTCGCCGTCGAACCGCTCGGACCATATCCGATGTGCCCACTCCGAAGTCACAGCAAGGTTGCGTGTGACCACCTGCGTGGGCCGCAGCCCCAGTTCCACCAGGCGGCGGGGATCATCCAGATCGCAGATCCGCAGATCATCCGGCAATCTGTAGGTGCCCAGCGCGCGGCGCGCGCCGGGCACGGCGGGGAAATCGAACATCGAATCGCCCCAGACGGCGAGGTTCCCGAACACCTCTCCGCAGGCGGCGTCGGGTTCGCGGGTGACATACCAGACGTAATAGTCCGGATGATCGGCTCTGCTGCCGCGTTGAGGCTGGTGTTCGTAGAGCGGGTGTCCGGGCTCGCCCGGTTCGGCCTTCGGCAGGTAAGGGAAGACCCGATAGACCAGCACTCAGGCGGCTCCGCCCCACATCTCGGCATCGAGCGCTTCGAGAACTCGGCCCGGGCCTTCCGTGCGGAGTACGTCCAGGGGGCGGGCGCCGGCAAGGAATGCGTTGCTGCTCTCCATCCAGATGCGCGCCGTTTCGCTACCCCACACCAGTCGAGCTCTCGCATAGACGTGTTCGAGGTCGATGAGGGCGGGGGCCGCGGAGGGACTGGGACGCTCCTCGCCGGAGGTCCACCTTGAGGTTTGTGACGGGCTCACTCCGACCAGCTTCGCCAACTGCGTCTGCGTGAACGCTTCACCCAGGAGCTTCATCCGGTGGGCTGACAACGGATCGTCGGCCGCCACACGCCCGCCCTTGTCCCGCACACCTCTCATGACAGCTCCTCCCTCGTACCCATTCACCGATGCTACCCAAAATTTTCTTTGGGCAGAAGATCGGAGTCCGCCTCCACCGTTCGGTCTGCTCCCCGGTCTCCGGGTCGCCGTCGTAGATGGTGCCCTCGTTGAGCACCACGCGCGCCCGGACCCGCACCGACGGTCGTGTCGGTTTCCACGCCGTGGGCGCCGTCAATCGCGCTGACGTATCGGCATGTCGAGACCGTCTCGTCCTGATCCTCACTGTTGCGAGCCAGGGCCGGCTCGGCCGTTTGTTCGGCCGCCTCGGTCAGCAAGGCGAGGTGTCAACGTCCTCATCGTCGGCGGCGACGGCCGCCGCTCACGATGCGACCTCCTCGATACAACCCGCTTCGATGCAGCCCGCCCTGCGCAGACGAGGTACTCGATCTTCAAACCCGCGACGTCCCCGGAATAACCCGCCGCGCCGAAACTGTTAGCCCGTAGAAGTACTGATTTCCGCTAGCGACAGGAACTTGTCATTGTCTGTGCCCCTGAGCATCCTCGACCTGGTCCCGATCTCGGAGGGCTCCACTGCCCGCGACGCCATCGCCGCGTCGATGAACTCGGCCCGCCTGGCCGATCAACTCGGCTATCACCGGCTCTGGTTCGCCGAGCACCACAACACCCCGAACCTGGCGGCCAGCGCCACCGCGCTGCTCATCTCGCAGGCCGCCACGGTCACCGAGCGGATCCGGGTCGGCGCCGGCGGGGTGATGCTGCCCAACCACGCGCCGCTGATGGTGGCCGAACAGTACGGCACGCTGGCCAACATCCACGGCGACCGGATCGACCTCGGCCTGGGCCGCGCCCCGGGCACGGACATGATGACCGCCCGCGCGCTCAGCCGCTCGTCGGCCGAACCGCAGGATTTCGCCCGCAACATCTACGACCTGCAGGGCTGGTTCAGCGACACCGGCACCGCGCACAGCATGCCGATCGTGTCGGCGGTGTCCGCCGGTACCCGGGTGCCGATCTGGGTGCTCGGCTCCACCGTCAACGGCGCGGCGATCGCCGCCCAGCTGGGCTTGCCGTTCGCGGTCGCCTCGCACTTCGCCCCCGACCAGCTCGATGCGGCCCTCCGCACCTACCGGGAGATGTTCAGCACCGAAGCGCCGACCGCGCAGATCGACCGGCCCCGCGTGATGGCGGGCATCAATGTCATGGTCGCCGACACCGACGAGGAAGCGCGGCGTCAGTTCACCGTGGTCGAACAGATGTTCCTGGACCTCAAACACAACCTGCGCCGAAAGATCCAGCCGCCGGTGGACCCGGACACCCTCGCCGCGCAGGGCGGCGGCAACGAGCCCATGCTGCGGATCAAGGCGGTCGGCTCACCGCCGACCGTCAAGGCGCAACTGGACGAGTTCGTGGCCCGCACCGGCGCCGACGAGCTCATCACGGTCACCTACGCCCACGACCCGGCCGTGCGCGACCGCTCGCTGGAGTTGCTCGCCAAGGCCTGGTTCTGAGAAACCGGTGACGAGCGCACCGCGAACCTAACTGGCCATCGCGTCGAACAGCCGGGCGATCTGCGCCGGCGCCACGTCGACGTCGCACTGCTGACGCAGATTGCGCAGCGGGGTGGCGATCGACTGCAACTCGGCCCACTCCCCCGGATTGGCGACGAAGTACTGGCGAATGGCGTTCTCGGCTTCCCCGTCGGGCAGCGCGCCGGCATTGGTGATCACCTCATTGGCCTCCGGGTGGCTGGACAGGAAGTTCCCCGTCGCCGACGACACCGTGCCCAGAGCACTGCTCAAACCCGCTGCGGTGCACTGGGGTTGCGCAGCCGCTGTCGGAATCGCGATGGTGGCCGACACCAGGAGGACACCCCCTGCGAGGGCACCCAGAA contains:
- a CDS encoding ribosome hibernation promotion factor codes for the protein MADTADVTQAFDIEISTQGTMPGAEDYVRSKLGGLNKYTRRPILHARVRLTRHQDGSPERPVVAQANINVGGRFIRAQVEGDNVREAVDRLEDRLRLQIDRITGKWEAKREQPRPLHRPSFFPRAKEERQIIRRKSYTLATATLDEAVTEMELLDYDFHLFTEKGTGQDCVLYHDDEGYRIAQITPTSPEELAPHTVEVSISPHPAPKLTVDEATERMNMLGVPFLYFVEAESGRGNVLYHRYDGHYGLLTPADA
- a CDS encoding phage holin family protein yields the protein MSLETKPAADASIGELLSQLSAQTSRLVRDELRLAQQEFRESARHAGIGAGLFSAAGVLALFGVAALLTAAVAALALVLPVWAAALIVAAALLLIAGIAALISKKQVDSVTPAAPRTVQTVKDDIREVKEARHG
- a CDS encoding DUF3618 domain-containing protein; amino-acid sequence: MAEPDADRSGRPARPEPGPEAGIADLEADIETTRREISATVQALSDKLDVKERAREKAIDTKDRAVHRAQEVTHDDRVRRAAIVAALAAVVVTGLILWRRRR
- a CDS encoding DUF732 domain-containing protein, producing MRVKTWLPVAAAGLLLLGTAAPASADVEGYVRALEAAELIDHDGDPYHCRADVCFGQFDDADAALQTGRWVCEQMRKVGKPRALLVDWLSHGEGLMPSSYSAPIIVDAAATHLCP
- a CDS encoding RES domain-containing protein — translated: MLVYRVFPYLPKAEPGEPGHPLYEHQPQRGSRADHPDYYVWYVTREPDAACGEVFGNLAVWGDSMFDFPAVPGARRALGTYRLPDDLRICDLDDPRRLVELGLRPTQVVTRNLAVTSEWAHRIWSERFDGERRWQAVQWWSFHRPTWRVIASWERPTFVECEPLSASHPAVVAAADSLNRPL
- a CDS encoding antitoxin Xre/MbcA/ParS toxin-binding domain-containing protein — translated: MRGVRDKGGRVAADDPLSAHRMKLLGEAFTQTQLAKLVGVSPSQTSRWTSGEERPSPSAAPALIDLEHVYARARLVWGSETARIWMESSNAFLAGARPLDVLRTEGPGRVLEALDAEMWGGAA
- a CDS encoding LLM class flavin-dependent oxidoreductase; this encodes MPLSILDLVPISEGSTARDAIAASMNSARLADQLGYHRLWFAEHHNTPNLAASATALLISQAATVTERIRVGAGGVMLPNHAPLMVAEQYGTLANIHGDRIDLGLGRAPGTDMMTARALSRSSAEPQDFARNIYDLQGWFSDTGTAHSMPIVSAVSAGTRVPIWVLGSTVNGAAIAAQLGLPFAVASHFAPDQLDAALRTYREMFSTEAPTAQIDRPRVMAGINVMVADTDEEARRQFTVVEQMFLDLKHNLRRKIQPPVDPDTLAAQGGGNEPMLRIKAVGSPPTVKAQLDEFVARTGADELITVTYAHDPAVRDRSLELLAKAWF
- a CDS encoding heme-binding protein, producing MVTFNRRGGVLGALAGGVLLVSATIAIPTAAAQPQCTAAGLSSALGTVSSATGNFLSSHPEANEVITNAGALPDGEAENAIRQYFVANPGEWAELQSIATPLRNLRQQCDVDVAPAQIARLFDAMAS